A part of Vigna radiata var. radiata cultivar VC1973A chromosome 11, Vradiata_ver6, whole genome shotgun sequence genomic DNA contains:
- the LOC106777521 gene encoding uncharacterized protein LOC106777521 isoform X1, which produces MAVDTKFARLLEDLKVEDPWLPPNSWESIPSESGLHSSSSSSHPPNQPLSHLSTLSESSLVRLAMNAMQGAKSSLISIQRISAVFCSDPADRTFLHVPNLWNRASSTRSLGNILKSIGCTASLVFLLRAFVDYYTNMNVDISFGHTHHNSDVLQSQIHQDDTVRAQQFPPFTLVNQAFAVAVGKVLEGYICGLDTIHTSVILRRSSKNMHLTVPGCLKNVVHSEITLLEFYLHTKELKTQIEALASVCNLQKWALRFPDTAFEDLVTQATSEFRNFCRGANLLTFLFSQLQVADPAHCTLLKFLFLQSCEPYCGFIRSWIFKAEIHDPYKEFIVENMEYLHLKTHVKVGNAIDFPLASVKVRDGVPIPEFLKDFLVPLVRAGQQLQVLLKLLEMCIHVASGEHSCDDFVPCWSGFSSSGLSYSSPLAFSKDVIEAMVLARENYYKGMNEKIGSLLSSLEVRYLQVAMHALVPSFGNGGGTLDKLDQIMSENNIADKRSLNMGIGDLGSDVSSTVDEFSLLEDVYDISESSSTNSSVEQLDCDQLSNWSCPVVGQQNHLSALSFLKSATLNNSIQNSFHHENSGSDSHELCDRRDATDHLVQSSHEGMISSHKSNSPKPGNSSCSCKSSIQYRESLIVRCSAMGEFLKTSFDNDGVVEAKLNEKHLGSLRYSMLCHDVITASDTLSGEAMMEDQTDNGTLISQLYDFQPQKYCRQCNYPSINPLSVNPMLTRNSVLHLMSGNEEKYKAEHGQLLPYFNFSTVEDPCKVYMDKIPTNSRCSSACSFTLHNNVSTHNAENNEREEIGCGRENGLVDVPNLCSSLDFMDHKYLNVVSGGSSWERLLSSFEKTVNCDDTQKRSLSSTFDIPLDIIIDKCLLQEIMLQYNYVSKLTISVLEEAFKLQDHLLALRRYHFMELADWADLFILSLWHHKWSVTEANERLSEIQGLLELSIQKSSCEQDSHKDMLFVYMKGHGKLPLSASAIGVRSFDFLGLGYHVHWPLSIVLTPAALKIYADIFSFLIQVKLAIFSLTDVWCSLKDLMDATNKDKNSELQLEAGHLNILMKMRHQINHFVSTLQQYVESQLSHVSWCRFLHSLEHKVKDMMDLESVHMEYLADSLCICFLSDETKGVGSIIESILQCALDFRSCITFGAWDSEDLSGKLSKINISQVLSIKQKFDRSLKELHICYIKGPKHGNFGLSRFWDYLNYNEYYSNVSNEIVCYAV; this is translated from the exons ATGGCGGTTGATACGAAATTTGCGCGGTTATTGGAGGATTTGAAGGTAGAGGATCCATGGCTTCCCCCAAATTCATGGGAATCCATACCTTCTGAGAGTGGACTGcactcttcttcatcttcttctcatCCTCCAAATCAACCTCTCTCTCACCTCTCCACTCTCTCT GAATCTAGTTTGGTGAGGCTGGCCATGAACGCGATGCAAGGTGCAAAATCATCCCTTATTAGCATTCAAAGGATATCTGCCGTCTTTTGTTCTGATCCAGCTGACAGGACCTTCCTCCACGTTCCCAACCTCTGGAATCGTGCTTCCAGCACTCGTTCTTTGGGAAATATACTTAAATCCATTGGCTGCACGGCTTCTCTGGTCTTTCTTCTTCGCGCGTTTGTGGATTATTATACAAATATGAATGTGGATATCAGTTTTGGACACACTCATCATAATTCTGATGTGCTCCAAAGCCAGATTCATCAGGATGACACAGTCAGAGCACAACAGTTCCCTCCATTTACTCTTGTCAATCAAGCCTTTGCTGTTGCTGTGGGAAAAGTCTTGGAAGGGTACATATGTGGATTGGACACAATTCATACATCTGTAATCTTGAGGCGTTCATCAAAAAACATGCATTTGACTGTTCCGGGGTGTTTGAAGAATGTAGTGCATTCTGAAATTACACTACTTGAGTTTTATCTGCACACAAAAGAACTAAAGACTCAGATTGAAGCCCTTGCTAGTGTATGTAACCTTCAAAAGTGGGCTCTTCGTTTTCCAGATACTGCTTTTGAGGACCTGGTTACCCAGGCTACTTCTGAATTTCGGAACTTCTGCAGAGGGGCAAATCTGTTAACGTTTTTGTTTTCACAATTACAG GTTGCTGATCCTGCTCACTGCACTCTGCTGAAGTTTCTTTTCCTTCAATCATGTGAACCATATTGTGGGTTCATTAGATCATGGATTTTCAAAGCAGAAATTCATGATCCATATAAGGAGTTTATTGTAGAAAATATGGAGTATTTACATCTTAAAACACATGTTAAAGTTGGCAATGCTATTGACTTTCCATTGGCAAGTGTGAAG GTGCGAGATGGAGTTCCCATTCCTGAATTTCTCAAAGATTTCTTGGTCCCACTTGTTAGAGCTGGTCAGCAGCTTCAAGTACTGTTGAAATTGCTTGAAATGTGCATTCATGTTGCTTCTGGAGAACACAGTTGTGATGACTTTGTACCCTGCTGGAGTGGCTTTTCAAGCAGTGGTCTGTCTTATTCATCTCCATTGGCTTTCAGCAAGGATGTTATAGAAGCTATGGTGCTTGCtagagaaaattattataaagggATGAATGAGAAAATTGGAAGTCTTTTGAGCAGTTTAGAAGTTAGATATCTGCAG GTAGCTATGCATGCTTTAGTGCCTTCTTTTGGTAATGGTGGAGGTACCTTAGACAAACTAGACCAGATCATGTCAGAAAACAATATAGCAGATAAAAGAagtttaaatat GGGCATTGGTGATTTAGGCTCTGATGTCTCAAGCACAGTAGATGAGTTCTCCTTGCTGGAAGATGTGTATGATATATCTGAAAGTTCATCCACGAACAGCTCTGTGGAGCAATTGGATTGTGATCAGCTAAGTAATTGGTCTTGTCCGGTAGTTGGGcaacaaaatcatttatctGCTTTAAGCTTCTTGAAGAGTGCCACCTTAAATAATTCAATACAAAATTCCTTTCATCATGAAAACTCAGGCAGTGATTCACATGAACTTTGTGATAGAAGGGATGCTACTGATCACTTGGTGCAGTCCTCCCATGAGGGAATGATATCAAGTCACAAGTCTAATTCTCCAAAACCAGGGAATTCAAGCTGCTCATGTAAATCCAGTATTCAATATAGAGAGAGTTTGATTGTCCGTTGTTCTGCAATGGgtgaatttttgaaaacttcATTTGATAACGATGGAGTTGTTGAGGCAAAGCTGAATGAAAAGCACCTGGGATCCCTGAGATATTCTATGTTATGCCATGATGTTATTACTGCTAGTGATACTTTGAGTGGGGAGGCCATGATGGAGGATCAAACTGACAATGGTACACTCATTTCACAATTGTATGATTTCCAACCGCAGAAATATTGCCGTCAGTGTAATTATCCTAGCATTAATCCCCTTAGTGTGAATCCTATGTTGACAAGAAATTCAGTTCTTCACCTGATGAGTGGGAATGAGGAAAAATACAAGGCTGAACATGGACAGCTTTTGCCTTACTTCAACTTTTCTACTGTGGAGGACCCATGTAAGGTTTATATGGACAAAATACCCACTAACTCTAGATGTAGCAGTGCATGTTCATTTACGCTACATAATAATGTGTCAACTCATAATGCTGAGAATAATGAACGAGAAGAAATTGGCTGTGGTAGAGAGAATGGGTTAGTTGATGTTCCAAATTTATGTTCTTCACTTGACTTCATGGaccataaatatttaaatgttgtgtCTGGTGGGAGCAGCTGGGAAAGATTGCTGAGtagttttgaaaaaactgtCAATTGTGATGATACTCAAAAACGAAGTTTGTCGTCAACATTTGATATACCACTTGATATTATAATTGACAAGTGCTTGCTTCAGGAAATCATGCTTCA ATACAATTATGTCAGCAAGCTTACCATCAGTGTCCTCGAGGAAGCATTTAAGTTACAAGATCATCTTTTGGCACTACGGCGGTATCATTTTATGGAATTGGCAGATTGGGCAGATTTGTTTATCTTGTCTCTTTGGCATCAT AAGTGGTCTGTTACTGAAGCAAATGAGAGACTTTCAGAAATTCAAGGTCTACTTGAGTTGTCAATTCAGAAGTCTTCTTGTGAACAAGATTCTCACAAGGATATGTTGTTTGTGTATATGAAAGGACATGGGAAATTGCCTCTTTCTGCATCTGCTATTG GGGTTCGTTCTTTTGATTTCTTAGGGCTGGGTTACCATGTGCACTGGCCACTCAGTATTGTTTTAACACCTGCCGCGTTGAAAATATATGCTGATATATTCAGCTTTTTGATACAAGTGAAGCTTGCCATTTTTTCATTGACAGATGTGTGGTGCTCATTAAAG GATTTGATGGACGCAACCAACAAAGATAAAAATTCTGAACTACAACTTGAGGCAGGGCATCTTAATATATTGATGAAGATGAG GCACCAGATAAACCATTTTGTATCTACTTTGCAGCAGTATGTTGAGTCACAATTATCTCATGTATCATGGTGCAGGTTTCTTCATTCCCTTGAACATAAG GTTAAAGATATGATGGATCTTGAATCAGTGCACATGGAATATCTTGCTGATTCATTATGCAT
- the LOC106777521 gene encoding uncharacterized protein LOC106777521 isoform X2, producing MAVDTKFARLLEDLKVEDPWLPPNSWESIPSESGLHSSSSSSHPPNQPLSHLSTLSESSLVRLAMNAMQGAKSSLISIQRISAVFCSDPADRTFLHVPNLWNRASSTRSLGNILKSIGCTASLVFLLRAFVDYYTNMNVDISFGHTHHNSDVLQSQIHQDDTVRAQQFPPFTLVNQAFAVAVGKVLEGYICGLDTIHTSVILRRSSKNMHLTVPGCLKNVVHSEITLLEFYLHTKELKTQIEALASVCNLQKWALRFPDTAFEDLVTQATSEFRNFCRGANLLTFLFSQLQVADPAHCTLLKFLFLQSCEPYCGFIRSWIFKAEIHDPYKEFIVENMEYLHLKTHVKVGNAIDFPLASVKVRDGVPIPEFLKDFLVPLVRAGQQLQVLLKLLEMCIHVASGEHSCDDFVPCWSGFSSSGLSYSSPLAFSKDVIEAMVLARENYYKGMNEKIGSLLSSLEVRYLQVAMHALVPSFGNGGGTLDKLDQIMSENNIADKRSLNMGIGDLGSDVSSTVDEFSLLEDVYDISESSSTNSSVEQLDCDQLSNWSCPVVGQQNHLSALSFLKSATLNNSIQNSFHHENSGSDSHELCDRRDATDHLVQSSHEGMISSHKSNSPKPGNSSCSCKSSIQYRESLIVRCSAMGEFLKTSFDNDGVVEAKLNEKHLGSLRYSMLCHDVITASDTLSGEAMMEDQTDNGTLISQLYDFQPQKYCRQCNYPSINPLSVNPMLTRNSVLHLMSGNEEKYKAEHGQLLPYFNFSTVEDPCKVYMDKIPTNSRCSSACSFTLHNNVSTHNAENNEREEIGCGRENGWERLLSSFEKTVNCDDTQKRSLSSTFDIPLDIIIDKCLLQEIMLQYNYVSKLTISVLEEAFKLQDHLLALRRYHFMELADWADLFILSLWHHKWSVTEANERLSEIQGLLELSIQKSSCEQDSHKDMLFVYMKGHGKLPLSASAIGVRSFDFLGLGYHVHWPLSIVLTPAALKIYADIFSFLIQVKLAIFSLTDVWCSLKDLMDATNKDKNSELQLEAGHLNILMKMRHQINHFVSTLQQYVESQLSHVSWCRFLHSLEHKVKDMMDLESVHMEYLADSLCICFLSDETKGVGSIIESILQCALDFRSCITFGAWDSEDLSGKLSKINISQVLSIKQKFDRSLKELHICYIKGPKHGNFGLSRFWDYLNYNEYYSNVSNEIVCYAV from the exons ATGGCGGTTGATACGAAATTTGCGCGGTTATTGGAGGATTTGAAGGTAGAGGATCCATGGCTTCCCCCAAATTCATGGGAATCCATACCTTCTGAGAGTGGACTGcactcttcttcatcttcttctcatCCTCCAAATCAACCTCTCTCTCACCTCTCCACTCTCTCT GAATCTAGTTTGGTGAGGCTGGCCATGAACGCGATGCAAGGTGCAAAATCATCCCTTATTAGCATTCAAAGGATATCTGCCGTCTTTTGTTCTGATCCAGCTGACAGGACCTTCCTCCACGTTCCCAACCTCTGGAATCGTGCTTCCAGCACTCGTTCTTTGGGAAATATACTTAAATCCATTGGCTGCACGGCTTCTCTGGTCTTTCTTCTTCGCGCGTTTGTGGATTATTATACAAATATGAATGTGGATATCAGTTTTGGACACACTCATCATAATTCTGATGTGCTCCAAAGCCAGATTCATCAGGATGACACAGTCAGAGCACAACAGTTCCCTCCATTTACTCTTGTCAATCAAGCCTTTGCTGTTGCTGTGGGAAAAGTCTTGGAAGGGTACATATGTGGATTGGACACAATTCATACATCTGTAATCTTGAGGCGTTCATCAAAAAACATGCATTTGACTGTTCCGGGGTGTTTGAAGAATGTAGTGCATTCTGAAATTACACTACTTGAGTTTTATCTGCACACAAAAGAACTAAAGACTCAGATTGAAGCCCTTGCTAGTGTATGTAACCTTCAAAAGTGGGCTCTTCGTTTTCCAGATACTGCTTTTGAGGACCTGGTTACCCAGGCTACTTCTGAATTTCGGAACTTCTGCAGAGGGGCAAATCTGTTAACGTTTTTGTTTTCACAATTACAG GTTGCTGATCCTGCTCACTGCACTCTGCTGAAGTTTCTTTTCCTTCAATCATGTGAACCATATTGTGGGTTCATTAGATCATGGATTTTCAAAGCAGAAATTCATGATCCATATAAGGAGTTTATTGTAGAAAATATGGAGTATTTACATCTTAAAACACATGTTAAAGTTGGCAATGCTATTGACTTTCCATTGGCAAGTGTGAAG GTGCGAGATGGAGTTCCCATTCCTGAATTTCTCAAAGATTTCTTGGTCCCACTTGTTAGAGCTGGTCAGCAGCTTCAAGTACTGTTGAAATTGCTTGAAATGTGCATTCATGTTGCTTCTGGAGAACACAGTTGTGATGACTTTGTACCCTGCTGGAGTGGCTTTTCAAGCAGTGGTCTGTCTTATTCATCTCCATTGGCTTTCAGCAAGGATGTTATAGAAGCTATGGTGCTTGCtagagaaaattattataaagggATGAATGAGAAAATTGGAAGTCTTTTGAGCAGTTTAGAAGTTAGATATCTGCAG GTAGCTATGCATGCTTTAGTGCCTTCTTTTGGTAATGGTGGAGGTACCTTAGACAAACTAGACCAGATCATGTCAGAAAACAATATAGCAGATAAAAGAagtttaaatat GGGCATTGGTGATTTAGGCTCTGATGTCTCAAGCACAGTAGATGAGTTCTCCTTGCTGGAAGATGTGTATGATATATCTGAAAGTTCATCCACGAACAGCTCTGTGGAGCAATTGGATTGTGATCAGCTAAGTAATTGGTCTTGTCCGGTAGTTGGGcaacaaaatcatttatctGCTTTAAGCTTCTTGAAGAGTGCCACCTTAAATAATTCAATACAAAATTCCTTTCATCATGAAAACTCAGGCAGTGATTCACATGAACTTTGTGATAGAAGGGATGCTACTGATCACTTGGTGCAGTCCTCCCATGAGGGAATGATATCAAGTCACAAGTCTAATTCTCCAAAACCAGGGAATTCAAGCTGCTCATGTAAATCCAGTATTCAATATAGAGAGAGTTTGATTGTCCGTTGTTCTGCAATGGgtgaatttttgaaaacttcATTTGATAACGATGGAGTTGTTGAGGCAAAGCTGAATGAAAAGCACCTGGGATCCCTGAGATATTCTATGTTATGCCATGATGTTATTACTGCTAGTGATACTTTGAGTGGGGAGGCCATGATGGAGGATCAAACTGACAATGGTACACTCATTTCACAATTGTATGATTTCCAACCGCAGAAATATTGCCGTCAGTGTAATTATCCTAGCATTAATCCCCTTAGTGTGAATCCTATGTTGACAAGAAATTCAGTTCTTCACCTGATGAGTGGGAATGAGGAAAAATACAAGGCTGAACATGGACAGCTTTTGCCTTACTTCAACTTTTCTACTGTGGAGGACCCATGTAAGGTTTATATGGACAAAATACCCACTAACTCTAGATGTAGCAGTGCATGTTCATTTACGCTACATAATAATGTGTCAACTCATAATGCTGAGAATAATGAACGAGAAGAAATTGGCTGTGGTAGAGAGAATGG CTGGGAAAGATTGCTGAGtagttttgaaaaaactgtCAATTGTGATGATACTCAAAAACGAAGTTTGTCGTCAACATTTGATATACCACTTGATATTATAATTGACAAGTGCTTGCTTCAGGAAATCATGCTTCA ATACAATTATGTCAGCAAGCTTACCATCAGTGTCCTCGAGGAAGCATTTAAGTTACAAGATCATCTTTTGGCACTACGGCGGTATCATTTTATGGAATTGGCAGATTGGGCAGATTTGTTTATCTTGTCTCTTTGGCATCAT AAGTGGTCTGTTACTGAAGCAAATGAGAGACTTTCAGAAATTCAAGGTCTACTTGAGTTGTCAATTCAGAAGTCTTCTTGTGAACAAGATTCTCACAAGGATATGTTGTTTGTGTATATGAAAGGACATGGGAAATTGCCTCTTTCTGCATCTGCTATTG GGGTTCGTTCTTTTGATTTCTTAGGGCTGGGTTACCATGTGCACTGGCCACTCAGTATTGTTTTAACACCTGCCGCGTTGAAAATATATGCTGATATATTCAGCTTTTTGATACAAGTGAAGCTTGCCATTTTTTCATTGACAGATGTGTGGTGCTCATTAAAG GATTTGATGGACGCAACCAACAAAGATAAAAATTCTGAACTACAACTTGAGGCAGGGCATCTTAATATATTGATGAAGATGAG GCACCAGATAAACCATTTTGTATCTACTTTGCAGCAGTATGTTGAGTCACAATTATCTCATGTATCATGGTGCAGGTTTCTTCATTCCCTTGAACATAAG GTTAAAGATATGATGGATCTTGAATCAGTGCACATGGAATATCTTGCTGATTCATTATGCAT